One part of the Rutidosis leptorrhynchoides isolate AG116_Rl617_1_P2 chromosome 1, CSIRO_AGI_Rlap_v1, whole genome shotgun sequence genome encodes these proteins:
- the LOC139886232 gene encoding F-box protein At1g52495-like isoform X2 has protein sequence MEQANPIVPDTAIVCCCNNIYKRRRRKVKEAKSGHNHNPLENTDIHNPLKKMQTSGGFSNYHHHKKQKKRTRAISTTIIVGDELPVDIIYNILSRMPLKSLARFQCVSKVWCNYINYPYLEIMHHAKRGMKDDPTMLITFQYAYASASASLTMLVTKEEDEEEEEKSTATSHEEVVITTKKNPLTPYMEFVCKDWGPRYYFEKDIILGSCKGLIFSSQDNNVDDGTTVLLVINPLKKECYKLPPIKIWSCNTLAFEEREACGLGYDDSTNTYKMVCVVLRNQQKISSRINSILVMW, from the exons ATGGAACAAGCAAACCCCATCGTACCTGACACCGCCATCGTCTGTTGTTGCAACAACATTtacaaaagaagaagaagaaaagtaaaAGAGGCAAAATCTGGCCACAATCACAATCCCCTGGAGAATACTGATATCCACAACCCTCTCAAAAAGATGCAAACTTCAG GGGGATTttctaattatcatcatcataaaaaacaaaaaaaacgaaCCCGTGCTATATCGACGACAATTATAGTTGGTGATGAGTTGCCGGTTGACATCATATACAACATCTTGTCTAGAATGCCTCTAAAATCTTTGGCTCGTTTTCAATGTGTAAGCAAGGTTTGGTGCAACTATATTAACTATCCGTATCTTGAAATCATGCATCATGCCAAACGAGGTATGAAAGATGATCCCACGATGCTCATCACGTTCCAGTATGCGTATGCATCTGCATCTGCATCACTCACTATGTTGGTAactaaagaagaagatgaagaagaagaagaaaaatctacTGCAACTAGTCATGAAGAGGTGGTGATCACAACAAAGAAGAATCCACTAACACCGTATATGGAGTTTGTCTGTAAAGACTGGGGTCCTAGATATTATTTCGAAAAAGACATAATTCTAGGTTCCTGCAAGGGTCTGATATTTTCATCACAAGACAACAACGTAGACGATGGCACCACCGTTTTACTTGTGATCAATCCTTTAAAGAAAGAATGTTATAAGCTGCCACCCATCAAAATTTGGTCATGTAATACATTAGCATTTGAAGAACGCGAGGCATGCGGGCTTGGTTATGATGATTCTACCAATACTTACAAAATGGTGTGTGTTGTGCTTCGAAATCAACAAAAGATTTCAAGTCGTATCAACTCGATCTTGGTGATGTGGTGA
- the LOC139886232 gene encoding F-box protein At1g52495-like isoform X1: protein MEQANPIVPDTAIVCCCNNIYKRRRRKVKEAKSGHNHNPLENTDIHNPLKKMQTSGKQLWYPKREGGFSNYHHHKKQKKRTRAISTTIIVGDELPVDIIYNILSRMPLKSLARFQCVSKVWCNYINYPYLEIMHHAKRGMKDDPTMLITFQYAYASASASLTMLVTKEEDEEEEEKSTATSHEEVVITTKKNPLTPYMEFVCKDWGPRYYFEKDIILGSCKGLIFSSQDNNVDDGTTVLLVINPLKKECYKLPPIKIWSCNTLAFEEREACGLGYDDSTNTYKMVCVVLRNQQKISSRINSILVMW from the exons ATGGAACAAGCAAACCCCATCGTACCTGACACCGCCATCGTCTGTTGTTGCAACAACATTtacaaaagaagaagaagaaaagtaaaAGAGGCAAAATCTGGCCACAATCACAATCCCCTGGAGAATACTGATATCCACAACCCTCTCAAAAAGATGCAAACTTCAG GCAAACAGCTCTGGTATCCAAAACGCGAAG GGGGATTttctaattatcatcatcataaaaaacaaaaaaaacgaaCCCGTGCTATATCGACGACAATTATAGTTGGTGATGAGTTGCCGGTTGACATCATATACAACATCTTGTCTAGAATGCCTCTAAAATCTTTGGCTCGTTTTCAATGTGTAAGCAAGGTTTGGTGCAACTATATTAACTATCCGTATCTTGAAATCATGCATCATGCCAAACGAGGTATGAAAGATGATCCCACGATGCTCATCACGTTCCAGTATGCGTATGCATCTGCATCTGCATCACTCACTATGTTGGTAactaaagaagaagatgaagaagaagaagaaaaatctacTGCAACTAGTCATGAAGAGGTGGTGATCACAACAAAGAAGAATCCACTAACACCGTATATGGAGTTTGTCTGTAAAGACTGGGGTCCTAGATATTATTTCGAAAAAGACATAATTCTAGGTTCCTGCAAGGGTCTGATATTTTCATCACAAGACAACAACGTAGACGATGGCACCACCGTTTTACTTGTGATCAATCCTTTAAAGAAAGAATGTTATAAGCTGCCACCCATCAAAATTTGGTCATGTAATACATTAGCATTTGAAGAACGCGAGGCATGCGGGCTTGGTTATGATGATTCTACCAATACTTACAAAATGGTGTGTGTTGTGCTTCGAAATCAACAAAAGATTTCAAGTCGTATCAACTCGATCTTGGTGATGTGGTGA